CGGTGTAGCTGGTCGCGGTGAGCGCGACTGCGGACACCGAAATCGCTAGCGCACGGGCTTGAGGCGGATCGGGGTGTCCACGACGAGGCCGAGCGGATCGACGTAGTCCGCGCGCGACGCCGGACCCCACATCGCACCCCAGTGCAGGCAGGCCGCTGCGCCACAGCCGGCATGGCCGGCCTCCAGATGGCCGAGCATCGCGCCTGCGTCGACCCGCCGGCCGGCCCGCACCGACGCCGCGACGGGTTCGTAGCTGGTGCGTAAACCGCCGGGATGAGCGATCGACACGACCGGCCTGCCCGCGAGCTCACCGGCGAACACCACCGTTCCGCCGGCTGTGGCGAATACGGGCTGACCAGGGGCTCCGGCGAGATCGACACCGCGATGGCCCGGCTTCCAGTTGGGCGACGGTGCGTCGAACATCCGCACCACAGCCGGCCGCGGCCGCAGCGGCCAAGTCAGCCGCTCCCCATCGGCTGACGCCGGCGCGGCCAGGGCAATCGCAGCCGCGAACAGCACGATCCATCGCATATACCCAGCTCAGCGCGATGGACCGCGGTCACGCCAGCCGCCGCCCGTAATCTGTGGAGCAGCGCGTCTCTGTGCATAATCCCCGGTCGCTTCGCTCCTGCCCTCCGGATGGAAAAAGCACCCCTGGGCAGCGTGTAAACTCCTATCCGCAGCTCGCTTGCGCGGGCTGACTTCGCGTGTCTGCACATGACCCGGTTCCAGCAAGGTCAGTCAGGATGCCGTCGGTCCCGCTCTCGGACGGGTTCGGCACTCCAGCGGGCACCAGGGCACGGCGTCACCCGACGCTGCGCGACAACCGACATATTGAGTGAGGCACACCCATGGCCGTCGTGACCATGAAACAGCTGCTGGACAGCGGCACCCACTTCGGGCATCAGACCCGTCGCTGGAATCCCAAGATGAAGCGGTTCATCTTCACCGACCGCAACGGCATCTACATCATCGATCTGCAGCAGACGCTGACATACATCGACAAGGCGTACGAGTTCGTCAAGGAGACTGTCGCCCATGGCGGCAGCATCATGTTCGTCGGTACCAAGAAGCAGGCGCAGGAGTCGATCGCCGAAGAGGCGACCCGCGTCGGCATGCCTTACGTGAACCAGCGCTGGCTGGGCGGCATGCTCACCAACTTCTCGACCGTGCACAAGCGTCTGCAGCGCCTCAAGGAACTCGAGGCCATGGAGCAGACCGGTGGCTTCGAGGGCCGCACCAAGAAGGAAATCTTGATGCTGACCCGCGAGAAGAACAAGCTCGAGCGCAGCCTCGGCGGTATCCGGGACATGCAGAAGGTGCCGTCGGCGATCTGGGTCGTCGACACCAACAAGGAGCACCTCGCCGTTGCGGAGGCCCGCAAGCTGAACATCCCGATCATCGCGATCCTCGACACCAACTGCGATCCGGACCTCGTCGACTACCCGATCCCGGGCAACGACGACGCGATCCGCTCGGCCGCGCTGCTGACCAAGGTCGTGGCGTCTGCGGTCGCCGAGGGTCTGCAGGCCCGTGCCGGCGCAGGCAAGGGTGACGGAGAGGCCCAGGCCGAGGGTGCCGAGCCGCTCGCCGAGTGGGAGCAGGAACTGCTCGCCGGCGCTACGGCGTCCACCGATGCCGGTGGGGCCGACGCCGCCCCCACCACTGAAACCCCTCAAGAGTCATAGGGAAAGGCTGATATGGCGAACTACACCGCTGCCGATGTGAAGCGACTTCGCGAGCTCACCGGCGCCGGCATGCTCGACTCCAAGAACGCGCTGGTCGAGTCCGAGGGCGACTTCGACAAGGCCGTCGAACTGCTTCGCATCAAGGGCGCCAAGGACGTCGGCAAGCGCGCTGAGCGCGCGACCGCCGAAGGTCTGGTCGCCGCGAAGGACGGCGCGCTGATCGAGCTGAACTCCGAGACCGACTTCGTCGCCAAGAACGCCGAGTTCCAGGCCGCGGCCGAACAGATCGTCGCGGCCGCCGCGGCGGCCAAGGCCGCCGATGTCGACGCGCTCAAGGCCGCTCGGGTTGGTGGCGGGGCCGGCGACACAACGGTCGAGCAGCTTGTCGCGGACCTGTCCGCGAAGATCGGCGAGAAGCTTGAACTGCGCCGTGTGGCCTACTTCGACGGCAACGTCGAGACGTATCTGCACAAGCGGGCCGCCGACCTGCCGCCCGGTGTGGGCGTGCTGGTCGAGTACGAATCCGGTGACGACGAGAAAGGCAAGGCTGCGGCGCACGCCGTGGCGTTGCAGATCGCTGCGCTGAAGGCGAAGTACCTCACCCGTGAGGACGTGCCGGAGGACATCGTCGCCCACGAGCGCCGGATCGCCGAGGAGACGGCCAAGGAGGAGGGCAAGCCCGAGCAGGCGCTGCCCAAGATCGTCGAAGGCCGCGTGACCGGCTTCTACAAGGACGTCGTGCTGCTGGATCAGCCGTCGGTGTCCGACAACAAGAAGACCGTGAAGGCGCTGCTCGAGGAGGCGGGCGTGACCGTCACCCGGTTCGTGCGCTTCGAGGTCGGCCAGACGTAACGAGC
The sequence above is drawn from the Mycobacterium gallinarum genome and encodes:
- the tsf gene encoding translation elongation factor Ts, with product MANYTAADVKRLRELTGAGMLDSKNALVESEGDFDKAVELLRIKGAKDVGKRAERATAEGLVAAKDGALIELNSETDFVAKNAEFQAAAEQIVAAAAAAKAADVDALKAARVGGGAGDTTVEQLVADLSAKIGEKLELRRVAYFDGNVETYLHKRAADLPPGVGVLVEYESGDDEKGKAAAHAVALQIAALKAKYLTREDVPEDIVAHERRIAEETAKEEGKPEQALPKIVEGRVTGFYKDVVLLDQPSVSDNKKTVKALLEEAGVTVTRFVRFEVGQT
- the rpsB gene encoding 30S ribosomal protein S2; protein product: MAVVTMKQLLDSGTHFGHQTRRWNPKMKRFIFTDRNGIYIIDLQQTLTYIDKAYEFVKETVAHGGSIMFVGTKKQAQESIAEEATRVGMPYVNQRWLGGMLTNFSTVHKRLQRLKELEAMEQTGGFEGRTKKEILMLTREKNKLERSLGGIRDMQKVPSAIWVVDTNKEHLAVAEARKLNIPIIAILDTNCDPDLVDYPIPGNDDAIRSAALLTKVVASAVAEGLQARAGAGKGDGEAQAEGAEPLAEWEQELLAGATASTDAGGADAAPTTETPQES